Proteins co-encoded in one Actinoallomurus bryophytorum genomic window:
- a CDS encoding ABC transporter permease, giving the protein MTAAPPRLTAVTDGWTLTHRTLMHWARRPAQVVLGLLFPVMTVLMFGYLFGGAMLVPGGGDYREFLLPGMYAMTMVFGLETTFTGIATDAAKGITDRFRSLPMASSAVVTGRCAADMLHAALGLAVMIACGLAVGWHWHHGAGRALAAVALLLLLRFALLWAGIYLGLTATGPESVVAVQVLVWPLGFLSDIFAAPATMPGWLGAIAGWNPLSATVSAARELFGNPGWAEDTWPARHALPLAVAWPLLITAVFLPLSVRRYRRLGR; this is encoded by the coding sequence ATGACCGCCGCACCGCCTCGCCTGACGGCAGTGACCGACGGCTGGACCCTCACCCACCGCACGCTCATGCACTGGGCACGCCGGCCCGCCCAGGTCGTCCTCGGGCTGCTGTTCCCCGTCATGACCGTGCTGATGTTCGGCTACCTGTTCGGCGGCGCGATGCTGGTGCCCGGCGGCGGAGACTACCGGGAGTTCCTCCTGCCCGGCATGTACGCCATGACGATGGTCTTCGGCCTCGAGACCACCTTCACCGGCATCGCCACCGACGCGGCCAAGGGCATCACCGACCGGTTCCGGTCCCTGCCGATGGCCTCCTCCGCCGTCGTCACCGGACGCTGCGCCGCCGACATGCTGCACGCCGCGCTCGGTCTCGCCGTCATGATCGCCTGCGGTCTGGCGGTCGGCTGGCACTGGCACCACGGCGCCGGGCGGGCACTGGCCGCGGTCGCGCTGCTGCTCCTGCTGCGCTTCGCGCTGCTGTGGGCCGGCATCTACCTCGGCCTCACCGCCACCGGCCCCGAGTCGGTCGTCGCCGTACAGGTGCTCGTCTGGCCACTGGGCTTCCTGTCCGACATCTTCGCGGCGCCCGCCACGATGCCCGGCTGGCTCGGCGCGATCGCCGGCTGGAACCCCCTGTCGGCCACGGTCTCGGCGGCACGAGAGCTGTTCGGCAACCCCGGCTGGGCCGAGGACACCTGGCCGGCCCGGCACGCACTGCCACTGGCCGTGGCGTGGCCGCTGCTGATCACCGCGGTGTTCCTGCCCCTGTCGGTCCGCCGCTACCGGCGGCTGGGCCGATGA
- a CDS encoding ATP-binding cassette domain-containing protein, whose amino-acid sequence MGDAAIRTEGLRKRYGGTAALDGLDLTVPPGTVRGLLGPNGAGKTTVIRILATLLRHDGGNAEVAGIDVARHPAEVRRRIGLLGQHTAVDEVLSGRQNLRVFGRLHHLGARAARTRADELLDRFALTEAANRQVKTYSGGMRRRLDLAATLIMAPAVLFLDEPTTGLDPRARAEVWDAVRALVRDGTTVLLTTQYLDEADQLADTVSVIDHGRVAAEGAPERLKSRLGADRLDIVVRDAARITAAAGILGRVSGAEPAIDRAARRVSVPVHDRVSALIGTARALEDAGIAAEDIALRRPTLDEVFLHLTGHPADTTTGVSA is encoded by the coding sequence ATGGGCGACGCGGCGATCCGCACCGAAGGACTGCGCAAGCGATACGGCGGCACCGCCGCACTCGACGGCCTCGACCTGACCGTGCCGCCGGGAACCGTACGCGGCCTGCTCGGCCCCAACGGCGCCGGGAAGACCACCGTGATCCGGATCCTGGCCACCCTGCTGCGCCACGACGGCGGCAACGCCGAGGTCGCCGGAATCGACGTGGCCCGCCACCCCGCCGAGGTCCGCCGCCGGATCGGCCTGCTCGGCCAGCACACGGCCGTCGACGAGGTCCTCAGCGGCCGGCAGAACCTACGGGTCTTCGGCCGCCTGCACCACCTCGGCGCCCGCGCCGCCCGCACTCGCGCGGACGAGCTCTTGGACCGGTTCGCGCTCACCGAGGCGGCGAACCGGCAGGTCAAGACCTACTCCGGCGGCATGCGCCGCCGGCTGGACCTGGCCGCGACCCTCATCATGGCCCCGGCCGTGCTGTTCCTGGACGAACCCACCACCGGCCTGGACCCGCGCGCACGCGCCGAAGTCTGGGACGCCGTACGCGCGCTGGTCCGCGACGGCACCACCGTCCTGCTCACCACCCAGTACCTCGACGAGGCCGACCAGCTCGCCGACACCGTCTCGGTGATCGACCACGGGCGCGTCGCCGCCGAAGGGGCACCCGAACGCCTGAAGTCCCGGCTCGGCGCCGACCGCCTCGACATCGTCGTCCGCGACGCCGCACGGATCACCGCGGCCGCCGGCATCCTCGGCCGGGTGAGCGGCGCCGAACCGGCGATCGACCGCGCCGCCCGCCGCGTGAGCGTACCCGTACACGACCGCGTCTCCGCACTGATCGGCACCGCGCGCGCACTGGAGGACGCCGGCATCGCCGCCGAGGACATCGCGCTGCGCCGGCCCACCCTCGACGAGGTCTTCCTCCACCTCACCGGCCATCCCGCCGACACCACGACCGGGGTGAGCGCATGA